One genomic region from Opitutales bacterium encodes:
- a CDS encoding Lrp/AsnC family transcriptional regulator: MNKVLKLLLDGERLTTAQMARILDLSEAAVEAELAALEAEHILLGWRPILNSESAEPNRVRAVIEVRISPERDGGFDRLADRISKFEQVDSCYLMSGGYDLLIFAKGDNLHSIASFVSERLSTIGGVLSTATHFLLRTYKEQGFILVRKEGELDKPAVSP; encoded by the coding sequence ATGAACAAGGTCCTAAAACTCCTTCTGGATGGTGAACGGCTCACGACCGCGCAGATGGCGCGCATACTCGACCTCTCCGAGGCGGCGGTCGAGGCGGAGTTGGCGGCATTGGAGGCCGAGCACATTTTGTTGGGCTGGCGGCCTATTTTGAATTCTGAGTCAGCTGAGCCAAACCGCGTCCGTGCCGTCATCGAGGTACGAATCTCACCCGAGCGTGATGGGGGGTTTGACCGTTTGGCTGACCGGATCAGTAAGTTTGAGCAGGTAGATAGCTGTTACCTCATGTCAGGGGGCTATGACCTGCTTATCTTCGCAAAAGGGGACAACTTGCATAGCATAGCATCTTTTGTATCTGAGCGTCTCTCAACGATTGGAGGTGTGCTTTCGACAGCGACGCATTTTCTCCTGCGTACCTACAAGGAGCAGGGCTTTATTCTCGTTCGCAAAGAAGGTGAGTTGGATAAACCTGCTGTCAGCCCGTAG
- a CDS encoding transporter, translating into MKFSLAKTLALTTALSAASIHADHASLPNDHAPISIMGDHTHAAGEWMLSYRYMFMDMDGIRSGDDAISIEDVFNLDGGYTVSPTNMEMDMHMFGLMYAPTDSLTLMVMAHYIETEMEHQLFPGAPMMLTNVVGGDSFTTESSGWGDLSLSALYEFHSTDHSSAHLGLGISIPTGSIDEEDNTPRPGMPPSFPVQQLPAPMQLGSGTFDLLPSITYVHRFDMWKIGGQARGVVRLEDENDNGYRLGHIFEAIGWAGYDFNESVGLTLGLSFKDAGELKGLQNGVGRMGPNGRSVTTAFGENYGGSRLDAIIGLNLYAREGVLADHRLAIDVRLPIAQDLNGIQLETDLVATVGWQKAW; encoded by the coding sequence ATGAAATTTTCTCTTGCTAAAACACTCGCTCTCACAACTGCCCTGTCAGCGGCATCGATCCACGCTGACCATGCCTCACTCCCCAACGACCACGCCCCCATTTCGATCATGGGCGACCACACCCACGCCGCCGGCGAATGGATGCTGAGCTACCGCTACATGTTTATGGATATGGATGGCATCCGCTCAGGAGACGACGCCATTTCCATTGAAGACGTGTTCAATCTGGACGGTGGCTACACCGTAAGCCCAACCAACATGGAAATGGACATGCACATGTTCGGTTTAATGTATGCACCGACCGACAGCCTCACGCTAATGGTGATGGCCCACTACATCGAGACCGAGATGGAGCATCAGCTTTTCCCCGGTGCTCCGATGATGCTCACCAATGTCGTGGGCGGCGATAGCTTCACTACAGAATCTTCTGGCTGGGGAGACCTGAGCCTTTCGGCGCTTTATGAATTCCATTCCACCGATCACAGCTCGGCCCACTTAGGCCTGGGCATCAGTATCCCAACCGGCTCAATTGATGAGGAAGACAATACGCCACGCCCTGGCATGCCTCCCTCCTTCCCGGTTCAGCAACTACCCGCACCGATGCAACTGGGCTCCGGCACGTTCGATCTTCTGCCCTCGATCACCTATGTCCACCGATTCGACATGTGGAAAATAGGCGGGCAGGCGCGCGGCGTGGTGCGCTTGGAGGACGAGAATGACAACGGCTACCGCCTCGGTCACATCTTCGAGGCAATCGGCTGGGCAGGTTATGACTTCAATGAATCCGTTGGACTCACCCTAGGCCTGAGCTTCAAAGACGCCGGTGAGCTCAAGGGGCTCCAGAATGGCGTGGGGCGAATGGGTCCTAACGGACGCTCGGTCACAACGGCATTTGGCGAAAACTACGGCGGCAGCCGCCTCGATGCCATTATCGGTCTCAATCTCTACGCCCGAGAAGGCGTGTTGGCGGACCACCGTCTCGCCATCGATGTGCGCCTTCCTATCGCACAAGACCTCAACGGCATCCAACTCGAAACAGATCTGGTCGCCACAGTAGGCTGGCAAAAAGCATGGTAA